One Vespa velutina chromosome 9, iVesVel2.1, whole genome shotgun sequence DNA segment encodes these proteins:
- the LOC124951909 gene encoding cactin yields MEKVSHKSNTERSRKDTRHKERNKSYDRKYDNDVERYSKSHRNTKKSNTKKKKSKTHRNSSRSRESRKKSSKHKSRKRSSSSSSSSSSSSSSSSSSSSSSSSSSSSTSSSSSSSSSSSSSSSSSNESNKSSSLSSSDSSSNSTKLLEKLQRQRQKQIEERKRQKELMKAAETPEEKRIRRLKKKEAKERKRKERMGWDNDYLHYTNTDNPFGDGNLLSTFVWSKKLEKEGLLGVSREELETRNRHKQEENRKELEKVKKRRQERELERQQREEEMTLLQRGKEAAQLEQWARQEDQFHLEQARLRSRIRIQDGRAKPIDLLAKYISAEEEVDAVEMHEPYTYLRGLHVKDLEDLIEDIKVYKELERGKNLDYWNDITVIVEDELHKLRKLERSEYEVAVGRREGIHASVAKDVTAIFKGKTAAQLESLQLQIESKITGKPEGVDIGYWESLLSQLKAHMARARLRDRHQENLRKKLEVLIAEQGVARTESEAEGSQAPSEHSTKQEEPATNNVAEKSEESQSEDEQETGNAADDMLSESFCEYETGGYSPKYIPYSQLEPGTIVTLEEDDNQRLEYARNQVLSTGRKVQNVMTVEEQAMHREARKNMGSDEAQFSVESSLEAQIYLWSDKYRPRKPRYFNRVHTGFEWNKYNQTHYDMDNPPPKIVQGYKFNIFYPDLIDKNTTPEYFLTPSDDGREIERPKTANLDKPTVLNPELVDKLDMSLLSKELFCDSMTRYQQELTKTISGGNSTSAFFPSNRRRQTVLLGLQQQQHQHLRPAWNDRIALRQKRRSFEQIFDARFSHIDTVPESTKMQKQSRLINQENSNLGKKLSPDIKRFDNNNNRNNGNGPIKVQTLSSLRKKNSRANMSADVEVFTNLTSKNVPEPCRTCGRSDQPERFHSHPKDGRPGKTKIAMSVSSKTKVSVPKTIQKPMPLNFRSDKNKTNKSDDAMTVRDVKTKEIVSEERSNRSMRPSSASIRRGPKTVTCYICGREFGTAGFPIHEPKCMEKWERENNSLPISQRRPKPKRPEVPIDHSEWNAVAWEESQMQLVPCSKCGRTFLPERLLIHSNSCKASPKNLDKEKTEKIDVFGKSSMTSARSGPPMVPCQICARNFSTRSIKIHEPQCMKRWQMEKEEQITTSQRRGSSHKEKSSPSASSQENSLYSPNGDISQKRTITCYICGRDFGSISIAIHEPQCLKKWHLENNKLSPKQRRKEPQKPDVIYTKDPSTGDTVIDISATAEANWKTHLNQLVPCKNCGRTFNPDRVTIHERSCKGNR; encoded by the exons atggaaaaagtttCTCATAAAAGTAATACCGAAAGATCGAGAAAAGACACACGACATAAAGAGAGGAACAAAAGTTATGATAGGAAATACGATAATGACGTAGAACGCTATTCAAAATCTCATAGAAATACTAAAAAATcgaatactaaaaaaaaaaaatccaagacTCATCGAAATTCATCGAGATCACGAGAATCAAGGAAAAAATCGTCCAAGCATAAAAGCAGAAAAAG atcatcctcatcctcatcctcatcatcttcatcgtcctcttcgtcttcctcatcgtcgtcgtcgtcgtcatcgtcgtcgtcgtcgacgtcgtcgtcgtcctcgtcgtcatcgtcgtcgtcgtcgtcgtcatcgtcgtcaaaTGAATCAAACAAATCCTCTTCTTTGTCTTCATCGGATTCGTCCTCTAACTCAACGAAACTTCTAGAAAAATTACAGAGACAACGTCAGAAACAGATAGAAGAACGTAAACGTCAGAAGGAATTGATGAAAGCTGCAGAGACCccagaggaaaaaagaataagacgattaaaaaagaaggaggctaaggaaagaaaacgtaaagaaagaaTGGGTTGGGACAacgattatttacattatacaaATACGGATAATCCATTTGGAGATGGAAATTTGCTGTCAACATTTGTATGGTCGAagaagttagaaaaagaaggttTACTTGGCGTTAGTAGAGAAGAACTTGAGACTAGAAATAGGCATaagcaagaagaaaataggaaagagttagaaaaggttaaaaaaagaagacaagaaagagaattgGAAAGACaacaaagagaggaagaaatgaCGTTATTacagagaggaaaagaagcgGCGCAATTGGAACAATGGGCTAGACAAGAGGATCAATTCCATCTCGAGCAAGCAAGATTACGATCGCGTATTAGGATTCAAGATGGTCGTGCAAAACCAATAGATCTTCTTGCAAAGTATATCAGtgcagaagaagaagttgaTGCTGTGGAAATGCATGAACCGTATACATATTTAAGAGGATTACATGTTAAAGATTTGGAGGATCTCATTGAGGACATTAAAGTCTataaagaattagaaagaggaaagaatttGGATTATTGGAATGATATAACTGTAATTGTGGAAGATGAATTACATAAATTGCGTAAATTAGAAAGATCGGAGTATGAAGTAG CTGTTGGTAGAAGAGAAGGAATTCATGCATCTGTGGCGAAAGATGTTACTGctattttcaaaggaaaaacaGCAGCTCAATTAGAATCATTACAATTACAAATTGAATCTAAAATTACTGGAAAGCCAGAAGGAGTTGATATTGGTTATTGGGAAAGTCTGTTGTCGCAATTAAAAG CTCATATGGCAAGGGCTAGATTAAGGGATCGGCATCAAGAAAATTTACGTAAAAAATTGGAGGTCTTGATCGCTGAACAGGGTGTAGCTAGAACAGAAAGTGAAGCAGAAGGATCTCAAGCGCCAAGCGAGCATTCTACAAAACAAGAAGAACCTGCTACCAATAATGTTGCTGAGAAGAGCGAAGAAAGTCAGTCAGA GGACGAGCAAGAAACTGGGAATGCAGCGGACGATATGTTATCTGAATCATTTTGTGAATATGAAACAGGTGGTTATTCGCCTAAATATATACCTTATTCTCAACTAGAACCAGGAACGATAGTTACTTTAGAAGAGGACGATAATCAACGTTTAGAATATGCTAGAAATCAAGTATTAAGTACTGGACGTAAAGTTCAAAATGTAATGACCGTAGAAGAACAAGCTATGCACAGAGAAGCAAGGAAAAACATGGGTTCGGATGAGGCACAATTTAGCGTAGAATCATCATTGGAAgcacaaatttatttatggtCCGATAAATATAGGCCACGGAAACcaagatattttaatagagTTCACACAGGTTTCGAATGGAACAAATATAATCAAACGCATTATGACATGGATAATCCACCACCGAAAATTGTACAAGGCTACAAATTCAACATATTTTACCCTGATCTCATAGACAAAAATACAACACCGGAATATTTCTTGACTCCAT CCGATGACGGAAGG GAGATCGAGCGACCGAAAACTGCGAATCTTGATAAACCTACCGTCCTAAATCCAGAACTAGTCGACAAACTCGACATGTCCTTGCTGAGTAAGGAATTATTTTGCGATTCTATGACGCGTTACCAGCAAGAGCTGACAAAGACGATTAGTGGGGGCAACTCGACTAGCGCCTTTTTCCCTTCCAACCGTCGTCGTCAAACTGTTCTCCTCGGTCTCCAACAACAACAGCACCAACACCTTCGTCCTGCTTGGAACGATCGCATAGCTTTACGTCAGAAACGACGTAGCTTCGAGCAGATCTTCGATGCGAGATTTTCTCATATCGATACTGTTCCGGAATCGACGAAGATGCAAAAGCAGTCGCGTCTAATCAATCAGGAAAATTCTAATCTCGGAAAGAAATTATCGCCAGACATTAAAagattcgataataataacaacag aaACAACGGAAACGGACCGATCAAAGTTCAAACGCTATCGTcgttgaggaaaaaaaattcaagagcCAACATGTCGGCCGACGTCGAGGTCTTTACGAATCTGACGAGCAAAAATGTTCCAGAACCATGTAGAACATGCGGACGATCGGATCAACCCGAAAGATTTCACAGTCATCCGAAGGACGGTAGAcctggaaaaacaaaaattgctATGTCGGTATCGTCGAAGACCAAGGTGTCGGTACCAAAGACCATTCAGAAACCGATGCCATTGAATTTTCGcagcgataaaaataaaacaaacaaatcgGATGATGCTATGACCGTTCGAGATgttaaaacgaaagagatcGTTTCTGAAGAGCGATCGAATCGATCAATGAGACCGTCTTCGGCATCGATAAGAAGAGGACCAAAAACTGTAACTTGTTACATTTGTGGTCGAGAATTCGGCACTGCTGGCTTCCCCATTCACGAACCCAAGTGTATGGAG AAGTGggaacgagaaaataattctctGCCGATTTCCCAAAGACGACCTAAACCTAAACGACCCGAAGTTCCAATTGATCATTCAGAATGGAATGCAGTTGCTTGGGAAGAGAGTCAG ATGCAATTGGTTCCTTGCTCGAAGTGTGGAAGAACATTTTTGCCAGAACGTTTGTTGATTCATTCGAACAGTTGCAAAGCCAGTCCAAAG AACttggataaagagaaaactgAGAAAATAGATGTTTTTGGAAAATCTTCGATGACCTCCGCTCGAAGCGGTCCTCCCATGGTACCTTGTCAGATTTGTGCTAGAAATTTCAGCACAAGAAGCATAAAGATTCACGAACCACAATGTATGAAACGATGGCaaatggaaaaggaagagCAGATAACGACCTCGCAAAGAAGGGGCTCGTCgcataaagaaaaatcttccCCTAGCGCGAGCTCGCAGGAAAATTCTTTATACAGCCCTAATGGG GATATATCACAGAAACGGACAATCACCTGTTACATATGCGGCAGAGATTTTGGAAGCATTAGCATAGCCATACATGAACCGCAATGTTTGAAAAAATGGCATTTGGAGAACAACAAATTATCGCCTAaacaaaggagaaaggaaCCGCAAAAGCCAGATGTTATTTATACGA aggATCCATCTACGGGAGATACTGTAATAGACATATCCGCGACGGCAGAAGCTAATTGGAAGACTCATCTTAATCAATTAGTTCCATGTAAAAATTGCGGAAGAACTTTTAATCCTGATCGTGTAACTATTCATGAAAGAAGCTGTAAAGGAAATCGTTAA
- the LOC124951908 gene encoding cyclin-dependent kinases regulatory subunit — protein sequence MPNLIYYSDKYYDDLYEYRHVVLPKDMQKLVPKTHLMSEQEWRAIGVQQSQGWVHYMIHYPEPHILLFKRKITSPPPENNS from the exons ATGCCGAATCTCATCTATTATTCCGACAAATATTACGACGATCTTTATGAATATAG GCACGTGGTTCTACCAAAAGATATGCAGAAATTAGTGCCAAAAACTCATCTCATGTCGGAGCAAGAGTGGAGAGCTATTGGAGTTCAACAAAGTCAAGGATGGGTACATTACATGATCCATTATCCAG AACCACATATTCTCTTATTCAAGAGAAAGATCACATCTCCTCCACcagaaaataattcgtaa
- the LOC124951897 gene encoding excitatory amino acid transporter 1-like encodes MARPKRWKKCMSENLLTLLTIIGVCAGTLVGFILRNIDKPEGWTSREIMYIQFPGDLFLRMLKGLILPLIVASIVSSIGSLDLSLSGKIGMRSIYYYGTTTISAVILGIILVSVIRPGEISGHSFDDQNDLTPIRNVTTTDTLLDLVRNVFPPNLVQACIMQYRTILTKPKNATDDIAIENWDISHVYTDGTNTLGLVVFGIVFGITLGKMRESGKALLDFFTALSEATMIITNWVIWISPIGVFFLVTSKLLEIKDISAVIGQLGLYFMTVLLGLFLHGFGTLSVIYFICTKELPFRVIGKMGQVLVTAFGTASSTATLPVTLQCLDNMGADPRITRFVVPIGATINMDGTALYEAVAAIFIAQVRGVSLTLSNIIGVSVTATAASIGAAGIPQAGLVTMVMVLDTIGLPAKDVTLIIAVDWLLDRFRTTINVMCDALGACIIEHMSKGELDVPALNQTEDSIELAQLRKAEA; translated from the exons ATGGCGCGTCCAAAAAGATGGAAGAAGTGCATGTCGGAAAATTTATTGACTTTGCTGACGATAATCGGCGTGTGTGCCGGCACTCTAGTTGGCTTCATCTTAAGGAATATCGACAAACCGGAGGGATGGACATCTCgagaaataatgtatattcaATTTCCTGGTGATCTTTTTCTTAGGATGCTTAAAGGTCTAATTTTACCTTTGATAGTGGCTAGCATTGTCAGTTCGATCGGTAGTTtggatctttctctttcag GAAAAATCGGTATgagatcgatttattattatggaaCTACAACGATTAGTGCTGTAATTCTTGGCATAATTCTAGTCTCCGTGATAAGGCCCGGAGAAATCAGTGGACATTCTTTCGACGATCAAAATGATTTAACGCCTATCAGAAATGTTACTACCACTGATACGCTATTAGATTTAGTCAG gaatgTATTTCCGCCGAATCTTGTTCAAGCTTGTATTATGCAA tatcgtacgatattaacgaagcCTAAAAATGCGACGGATG ATATTGCTATAGAAAATTGGGATATTTCACACGTATATACCGATGGAACCAATACTCTTGGATTAGTAGTTTTTGGTATTGTTTTCGGGATTACACTCGGTAAAATGAGAGAATCTGGAAAAGCTTTGTTGGATTTCTTTACAGCATTGTCAGAAGCAACAATGATTATTACCAACTGGGTCATTTG gatttCACCGATTggtgttttctttttggttaCTTCAAAGCTTTTAGAAATTAAGGATATAAGTGCTGTTATTGGTCAATTAGGATTATATTTCATGACAGTTTTATTGGGATTATTTCTCCATGGTTTTGGTACTCTGTCTGTTATATACTTTATCTGTACCAAAGAATTACCTTTCAGAGTTATTGGAAAAATGGGACAAGTATTAGTAACAGCATTTGGAACAGCTTCAAg TACTGCCACACTGCCAGTTACTCTACAGTGCTTGGATAATATGGGAGCAGATCCTAGGATAACAAGGTTTGTTGTACCAATTGGTGCAACTATCAATATGGATGGGACTGCATTGTATGAAGCAGTTGCAGCTATATTTATTGCTCAAGTTAGAGGCGTATCATTGACTCTTAGCAATATCATTGGCGTTag TGTGACTGCAACGGCTGCAAGTATAGGTGCAGCTGGTATACCACAAGCTGGTCTTGTTACAATGGTTATGGTATTAGACACCATAGGTTTACCCGCAAAGGATGTCACCCTTATTATTGCCGTAGATTGGCTGTT AGATCGATTCCGAACTACGATTAATGTAATGTGTGATGCACTCGGAGCTTGTATAATCGAACATATGAGCAAAGGAGAACTTGATGTACCTGCATTGAATCAAACAGAAGATTCTATTGAACTTGCTCAATTGCGAAAAGCAGAagcataa
- the LOC124951907 gene encoding vacuolar protein-sorting-associated protein 25, with protein sequence MAEIEWPWQYSFPPFFTLQPHADTKAKQLAAWKSLVLEYYRITRQAIVDIREVHSSPLFNNSAINRKLPSEVVLIILEELSKTGNAMPLDKTKQRWLVYWHTLEEWGDIIYNWVQETGHVGSVCTFYELTQGEDMVDQEFYKLDMEVLIRSLRTLEYAKKAELIMFDDNQGVKFF encoded by the exons ATGGCAGAAATCGAATGGCCTTGGCAATACAGTTTTCCTCCATTTTTTAC TCTCCAACCACATGCAGATACAAAAGCTAAACAATTGGCAGCATGGAAGAGTTTAGTATTAGAATATTATCGGATCACAAGACAGGCAATTGTAGATATACGAGAAGTTCATTCAAGTCCTCTTTTTAATAACAGTGCAATCAACC GAAAACTGCCATCAGAAGTAGTACTTATAATATTAGAAGAATTAAGCAAAACAGGAAATGCTATGCCATTAGATAAGACAAAACAAAGATGGTTAGTTTATTGGCACACATTAGAAGAATGGggtgatataatatataactggGTACAAGAAACTGGACATGTTGGATCTGTATGTACTTTCTACGAATTAACGCAAGGAGAAGACATGGTTGATCAAG aattttataaacttGATATGGAAGTATTGATAAGATCTCTTAGAACTCTTGAGTATGCTAAAAAGGCCGAATTGATCATGTTTGATGATAATCAGGGagttaaatttttttga
- the LOC124951906 gene encoding NEDD8-conjugating enzyme UBE2F-like isoform X3, which translates to MITLRGKLKKDAEITNSKNRDYNKRASVRDKLLIKEVQEMEQTLPVTCQVTFNDPHRLYEFTLSIIPDEGYWVGGRFFFDIYISEDYNMAPPKVKCLTKLWHPNISEDGDVCLSILRQNSIDGMGWAPTRKLKDVVWGLNSLFTVRSFKF; encoded by the exons ATGATTACATTGAgaggaaaattgaaaaaagatgcTGAGATTACAAATTCTAAAAATAGAGATTATAATAAACGGGCATCTGTTCGCGATAAGCTGCTGATAAAAGAG gTACAAGAAATGGAACAAACGCTTCCAGTTACCTGTCAAGTGACGTTTAATGATCCTCATAGGTTATATGAATTTACGCTTTCGATTATACCCGATGAGGGATATTGGGTCGGTGGACGCTTTTTCTTCGACATTTATATATCAGAAGATTATAATATGGCt CCACCGAAGGTAAAGTGTTTAACAAAATTGTGGCATCCTAACATAAGCGAGGATGGTGATGTGTGTCTTTCAATATTAAGGCAAAATAGTATAGATGGGATGGGATGGGCGCCAACCCGTAAACTAAAAGATGTTGTATGGGGTTTAAATTCACTCTTTACTGTAA gatcttttaaattttga
- the LOC124951906 gene encoding NEDD8-conjugating enzyme UBE2F-like isoform X2, with product MITLRGKLKKDAEITNSKNRDYNKRASVRDKLLIKEVQEMEQTLPVTCQVTFNDPHRLYEFTLSIIPDEGYWVGGRFFFDIYISEDYNMAPPKVKCLTKLWHPNISEDGDVCLSILRQNSIDGMGWAPTRKLKDVVWGLNSLFTVKMQLNCLLKIKNLFVLR from the exons ATGATTACATTGAgaggaaaattgaaaaaagatgcTGAGATTACAAATTCTAAAAATAGAGATTATAATAAACGGGCATCTGTTCGCGATAAGCTGCTGATAAAAGAG gTACAAGAAATGGAACAAACGCTTCCAGTTACCTGTCAAGTGACGTTTAATGATCCTCATAGGTTATATGAATTTACGCTTTCGATTATACCCGATGAGGGATATTGGGTCGGTGGACGCTTTTTCTTCGACATTTATATATCAGAAGATTATAATATGGCt CCACCGAAGGTAAAGTGTTTAACAAAATTGTGGCATCCTAACATAAGCGAGGATGGTGATGTGTGTCTTTCAATATTAAGGCAAAATAGTATAGATGGGATGGGATGGGCGCCAACCCGTAAACTAAAAGATGTTGTATGGGGTTTAAATTCACTCTTTACTGTAA AGATGCAGCtgaattgtttattaaagataaagaatctTTTCGTACTAAGGTAA
- the LOC124951906 gene encoding NEDD8-conjugating enzyme UBE2F-like isoform X1, with protein MITLRGKLKKDAEITNSKNRDYNKRASVRDKLLIKEVQEMEQTLPVTCQVTFNDPHRLYEFTLSIIPDEGYWVGGRFFFDIYISEDYNMAPPKVKCLTKLWHPNISEDGDVCLSILRQNSIDGMGWAPTRKLKDVVWGLNSLFTDLLNFDDPLNRDAAELFIKDKESFRTKVKYYVMQYAKR; from the exons ATGATTACATTGAgaggaaaattgaaaaaagatgcTGAGATTACAAATTCTAAAAATAGAGATTATAATAAACGGGCATCTGTTCGCGATAAGCTGCTGATAAAAGAG gTACAAGAAATGGAACAAACGCTTCCAGTTACCTGTCAAGTGACGTTTAATGATCCTCATAGGTTATATGAATTTACGCTTTCGATTATACCCGATGAGGGATATTGGGTCGGTGGACGCTTTTTCTTCGACATTTATATATCAGAAGATTATAATATGGCt CCACCGAAGGTAAAGTGTTTAACAAAATTGTGGCATCCTAACATAAGCGAGGATGGTGATGTGTGTCTTTCAATATTAAGGCAAAATAGTATAGATGGGATGGGATGGGCGCCAACCCGTAAACTAAAAGATGTTGTATGGGGTTTAAATTCACTCTTTACT gatcttttaaattttgatGATCCTTTAAATAGAGATGCAGCtgaattgtttattaaagataaagaatctTTTCGTACTAAGGTAAAGTATTACGTTATGCAGTATGCAAAAAGATga
- the LOC124951906 gene encoding NEDD8-conjugating enzyme UBE2F-like isoform X4 — MITLRGKLKKDAEITNSKNRDYNKRASVRDKLLIKEVQEMEQTLPVTCQVTFNDPHRLYEFTLSIIPDEGYWVGGRFFFDIYISEDYNMAPPKVKCLTKLWHPNISEDGDVCLSILRQNSIDGMGWAPTRKLKDVVWGLNSLFTRCS, encoded by the exons ATGATTACATTGAgaggaaaattgaaaaaagatgcTGAGATTACAAATTCTAAAAATAGAGATTATAATAAACGGGCATCTGTTCGCGATAAGCTGCTGATAAAAGAG gTACAAGAAATGGAACAAACGCTTCCAGTTACCTGTCAAGTGACGTTTAATGATCCTCATAGGTTATATGAATTTACGCTTTCGATTATACCCGATGAGGGATATTGGGTCGGTGGACGCTTTTTCTTCGACATTTATATATCAGAAGATTATAATATGGCt CCACCGAAGGTAAAGTGTTTAACAAAATTGTGGCATCCTAACATAAGCGAGGATGGTGATGTGTGTCTTTCAATATTAAGGCAAAATAGTATAGATGGGATGGGATGGGCGCCAACCCGTAAACTAAAAGATGTTGTATGGGGTTTAAATTCACTCTTTACT AGATGCAGCtga